The following coding sequences are from one Aliarcobacter skirrowii CCUG 10374 window:
- the ppk2 gene encoding polyphosphate kinase 2, producing MNLSDFDITSYSGLYISKDSHPRFGKKYIARFQYDKKRYVKVLGYEKRDKLTLDGANRLMENFKDSILKDVKQNIKITQKATKDNSSVNKNSFSEEIKKLKEENEFFKSILKNYKSIQPEILEEGIQKIYDLQELKPYQIELIKLQDWLEKENKRMIIIFEGRDASGKGGAIRRITRYMNNKHYRVVALGKPTETQRNQWFMQKYIEHFPTGGEIVLFDRSWYNRAMVEPVFGFCTPEEHEIFMEDIVNFEQDLVRQGMILIKLYFSVSKEEQKRRFDRRINDPLRQWKFSEVDMQAQDLWDEFSEKKYEMLRRTTSRSAPWHIVRSDNKHLSRIEALKIILNSVDYDGRNYALNFEPNEEVNISVQKELLQMRKTKDY from the coding sequence ATGAATTTAAGTGATTTTGACATAACAAGTTATAGTGGATTATATATATCAAAAGATTCTCATCCAAGGTTTGGAAAGAAATATATTGCTAGATTTCAGTATGATAAAAAAAGATATGTCAAAGTATTGGGTTATGAAAAAAGAGATAAACTTACTCTTGATGGTGCAAACAGACTTATGGAAAACTTTAAAGATTCGATATTAAAAGATGTTAAGCAAAATATAAAAATAACTCAAAAAGCAACGAAAGATAACTCTTCTGTAAATAAAAACAGTTTTAGTGAAGAGATTAAAAAATTAAAAGAAGAGAATGAATTTTTTAAATCTATTTTAAAAAATTACAAATCAATACAACCTGAAATTTTAGAAGAGGGTATTCAAAAAATCTATGATTTACAAGAGTTAAAACCATATCAAATTGAGTTAATTAAACTTCAAGATTGGCTTGAAAAAGAGAATAAAAGAATGATTATTATCTTTGAAGGAAGAGATGCTTCTGGAAAAGGTGGGGCTATTAGAAGAATAACTAGATATATGAATAATAAGCACTATAGGGTTGTAGCTCTTGGTAAACCAACAGAGACTCAAAGAAATCAGTGGTTTATGCAAAAATATATTGAACATTTTCCAACTGGCGGAGAGATAGTATTATTTGATAGAAGTTGGTACAATCGTGCAATGGTTGAGCCAGTTTTTGGATTTTGTACACCCGAAGAGCATGAGATTTTTATGGAAGATATTGTGAATTTTGAGCAAGATTTAGTAAGACAAGGAATGATTTTAATCAAACTTTATTTTTCTGTTTCAAAAGAGGAACAAAAAAGAAGATTTGATAGAAGAATTAATGATCCATTAAGACAGTGGAAATTCTCTGAAGTTGATATGCAAGCTCAAGATTTATGGGATGAGTTTAGTGAGAAAAAATATGAAATGCTAAGACGAACTACTTCAAGAAGTGCACCATGGCATATTGTAAGAAGCGATAATAAACATCTATCAAGAATTGAAGCTTTAAAAATTATATTAAACTCTGTTGATTATGATGGAAGAAATTATGCTTTAAATTTTGAACCAAATGAAGAGGTAAATATATCTGTTCAAAAAGAGTTACTTCAAATGAGAAAGACAAAAGATTATTAA
- the ppk2 gene encoding polyphosphate kinase 2, producing the protein MGHDRSLVRHAFEDDNSVIDTKDDIPHGVDKTRPRKKLKEKVQDGETKVQVWIKKDTLEYQKQLTLLQIELLKLQNYVKEKGLKVLAIFEGRDAAGKGGTIKRITEHLNPRGARVVALEKPSDVEKTQWYFQRYVQHLPSAGEIVLFDRSWYNRAGVEPVMGFCTKDEHLQFLKDVPEFEKMLVESGVILFKFYFSVSKSEQEKRLKKRDSDPLKQYKLSPMDKEAQKVWDKYTVAKYSMLRASHTPVAPWTIVKSDNKKKARLNCIRHILNALSYDKKTKDDNILKIDRKIILNGAVEIENMEFNQEVSKGNR; encoded by the coding sequence ATGGGACACGATAGAAGCTTAGTTAGACACGCATTTGAGGATGATAATTCAGTAATTGATACAAAAGATGATATTCCTCATGGAGTGGATAAAACTAGACCTAGAAAAAAGTTAAAAGAGAAAGTTCAAGATGGTGAAACAAAAGTTCAAGTTTGGATAAAAAAAGATACATTAGAGTATCAAAAACAACTTACACTTTTGCAAATTGAGCTATTGAAACTTCAAAATTATGTTAAAGAAAAAGGTTTAAAAGTATTGGCAATCTTTGAAGGTAGAGATGCTGCTGGAAAAGGTGGAACAATAAAAAGAATAACAGAGCACTTAAATCCAAGAGGAGCAAGAGTTGTTGCTTTAGAGAAACCAAGTGATGTTGAAAAAACACAATGGTATTTTCAAAGATATGTACAGCATCTTCCAAGTGCTGGAGAGATAGTTTTATTTGATAGAAGTTGGTACAATAGAGCAGGAGTTGAACCTGTTATGGGATTTTGCACAAAAGATGAACATTTGCAATTTTTAAAAGATGTTCCAGAGTTTGAAAAAATGCTTGTTGAATCAGGGGTTATATTATTTAAGTTTTATTTTTCTGTTTCAAAATCAGAACAAGAAAAAAGATTAAAAAAAAGAGATAGTGACCCCTTAAAACAGTATAAATTATCTCCAATGGATAAAGAGGCTCAAAAAGTTTGGGATAAGTATACAGTTGCAAAATACTCTATGTTAAGAGCTTCTCATACTCCTGTTGCTCCTTGGACAATTGTAAAGAGTGATAATAAGAAAAAAGCTAGATTAAATTGTATTAGACATATTTTAAATGCACTATCTTATGATAAAAAAACTAAAGATGATAATATTTTAAAAATTGATAGAAAAATTATTTTAAATGGTGCAGTAGAGATAGAAAATATGGAGTTTAATCAAGAAGTTTCAAAAGGAAATAGATGA